One genomic window of bacterium includes the following:
- a CDS encoding site-specific integrase yields the protein MQTLITRYMDRRRLMPTRKGRPPAAETLRKTEERLRALFQNTTTDQLSVNLIIDRLLSMRAAGAAPRTINQAVAFVSKFSAFLAGESSIQFTPADRDLLKEQLRDLVVTPKPFTTRRFFLPEERSQLFETIAGHGSDIRAARNVALWGSVLFGFCRLGELLKLPTNSVLHNPELFQFSLYLPGEITKTGQPQTVEIFRDESRIGSVSIYEHLLRYHTWRIAQGSTETDLYFVRLRGEGSGRLAETTARRQFKYFAGRANLPKWATTHRLRNTAGEEGGNIFHGDSPTMQQLFGHSSAKTTEIYTNNHNTERLSAARRKLARQIAGYSEP from the coding sequence ATGCAAACTCTCATAACTCGCTACATGGACCGCCGGCGCCTGATGCCGACCCGCAAGGGACGTCCGCCGGCCGCGGAAACACTCCGCAAAACAGAGGAGCGCTTGCGCGCGCTTTTCCAAAACACAACCACAGATCAACTCTCAGTCAATCTGATCATCGACAGACTCCTCTCTATGCGTGCCGCGGGCGCCGCACCGCGCACAATCAATCAAGCTGTAGCATTTGTCTCAAAGTTCTCGGCGTTCCTTGCCGGAGAATCCAGTATCCAGTTTACACCGGCTGACCGCGACCTCCTTAAGGAACAACTTCGCGATCTGGTTGTAACCCCCAAACCATTTACAACCCGCAGATTTTTTCTGCCAGAGGAACGCTCCCAACTCTTCGAGACAATTGCCGGCCACGGATCCGACATCCGCGCCGCCCGCAACGTTGCACTGTGGGGATCCGTATTGTTTGGATTCTGTCGCCTCGGCGAGTTGCTTAAACTGCCGACTAACTCGGTTTTGCACAATCCTGAACTGTTTCAGTTTTCCCTTTATCTCCCCGGGGAAATTACCAAAACAGGACAACCTCAAACCGTCGAAATTTTTCGCGACGAGAGCCGGATCGGGTCCGTTTCCATTTATGAACACTTACTCCGTTATCATACATGGCGGATTGCGCAAGGGTCCACCGAAACAGACCTCTATTTTGTGCGACTCCGCGGAGAGGGATCCGGCCGCCTCGCAGAGACAACGGCCCGCCGGCAGTTCAAGTATTTTGCAGGGCGAGCCAACTTGCCCAAGTGGGCTACCACGCACCGGCTCCGCAACACCGCCGGCGAGGAGGGAGGAAACATTTTTCACGGAGACAGCCCGACCATGCAGCAGCTATTCGGGCACTCCTCCGCAAAGACAACCGAGATATATACAAACAACCACAACACCGAACGCTTGTCCGCCGCCCGCCGT